AAGGCAGAAGGGAAGAAAGGCAGAAGGCAGAAGGCAGAAGGCAGAAGGCAGAAGGTAAAAATTCCTTTTCCCTTTTCCCTTTTCCCCTTTTCCCCTTTTTCCCTTTTCCCTTTTTCCCTTTTCCCCTTTTCCCCTTTTCCCCTTTTCCCTTTTCCCCCCTTCTCCCCTGCCCAAAAAATTTACTAAGAGGATCTGGCTTATAATCGCAGGTAGTGCAACAATAATCCATACATTTTTGAAGAAGAGTTGCACCATGACGATCTCAGCAGAATTACAGCGTGCGTTTGACCAAGGTTGTGCTTTAAAGGTTATCAGTGGTTTAAACAATTTCGATCGCCAAAAAGTAGCCGCGATAGTAAAAGCCGCCGATATGGGAGGAGCTACCTTTGTCGATATCGCCGCCGATGCAGAATTGGTAAGACATTGCCGCGAACTTACCAGCTTACCAATTTGTGTTTCAGCTGTAGAACCGGAATTGTTTGTGGCAGCAGTAGCAGCTGGAGCGGATTTGATTGAAATTGGTAATTTCGATAGTTTCTACGCTCAAGGACGACGTTTTGAAGCTCCAGAAGTATTGGATATTACTTACAAAACGCGATCGCTCCTACCCAATATTACCCTCTCTGTCACCGTTCCCCACATTTTAAGTTTGTCCGAACAAGTGCAATTAGCCGAAGCACTAGTCAAAGCAGGCGCAGACATCATCCAAACTGAAGGCGGTACCAGCGCCGCTCCCACCCACCCAGGTACATTGGGCATGATCGAAAAAGCTGCTCCCACTCTAGCCGCAGCTTACGAAATTTCCCGCGCTGTCTCTGTACCAGTATTGTGTGCTTCCGGCATCTCCAGCGTTACCGCACCCCTAGCCATTGCTGCCGGAGCCGCTGGCGTTGGTGTTGGCTCTGCCATCAATCAATTAAACAGCGAAGTAGCAATGGTAGCCGCCGTTCGCAGCATTGTTGAAGCATTGGCTAAAGAAGGCAGAAGGCAGAAGGCAGAAGGCAGAAGGTAAGAATAAAGACAAAAGGCAGAAGGCAGAAGGCAGAAGGCAGAAGGCAAAAATTCCCTTTTCCCCTTTTCCCCTTTTCCCCTTTTCCCCCTGCCCTCCTGCTCCCCTGCTCCCCGAACTCAAGCCAAAGCATCTTTCAAAGCATAAACAATTTGCTCTTGTTGCTCTTGGGTTAATTCGGGGAACATGGGTAAAGATAAAACTTCGTGGCAAATTTGTTCTGCTACAGGTAGACTGCCTGGTTGATAACCCAAATTTTGGTAAACGGGTTGTAAGTGCAAGGGAATGGGATAGTAAACCATTGAAGTAATGCCTTGCTCTTGCATTTTAGTGCGTACTCGATCTCGCCTCTCGGATTTATTGCCTTGGTTTTCAGAGGCTAAAATGCGAATTGTGTATTGATTCCAGACACTTTTCCCACCGGGTAAACTTTGAGGTAAAACTATTCCGGGAAGTGGCGCGAGTAAGTTTTGATAACGGGCTGCTACTTGAGCGCGTTGGCTGTTCCAAGTTTCCAACTGTCTTAATTTGACTTGGAGAATGGCAGCTTGTAGGGCATCTAAACGGCTATTTACGCCTATTTCTTCGTGATGGTAGCGACTGCGAGAACCGTGTTCTTTTAACATTCTCACAGTAGCGGCTATTTGGCGATCGTTCGTTGTAATTGCACCACCATCACCGAAAGCTCCTAAGTTCTTAGTCGGGAAGAAGCTAAAACAACCAATTTGGGTTATGCTACCAACTTTTTGCTCGCTTTTCTCACCCCACGCTGCCCCCGTTGCTTGAGCGCAGTCTTCGATAACAACTAAATTATGCTTTTGAGCTATTGCCATCAACCTTGTCATATCCACAGGTTGTCCAAACAAATGCACTGGTAAAATTGCTTTGGTTCGATCGGTGATGGCAGATGAAACTTGGTTAATATCTAAATTAAAGGTTTGGGCATCAATATCAACAAAGACTGGTGTTGCGCCCACTGTACTAATTGCTTCTGCGGTGGCTATAAAAGTAAAAGGTGTTGTAATCACTTCATCACCAGCGCCGATTTCCAGCGCCCGCAGTGCTAGGTACAACGCATCACTACCAGAATTACAGGAGACAGCTTCGGAAACACCAATGTAAGCAGCAAATTCTCTTTCAAAGCTTTCTACTGTGTTGCCACCAATATAACGACCTGAAGCCAGTACACTCAATACGGCTGTATTTATTTCTTCTTCAATGGTTTTGTATTGCTGGGCTAAGTCAATAGGGGGTATGTTGTTCACTCGATTAACCGATTTTTAGATTTTAGATTTTGGATTTTGGATTGATTAATTTGTGGGATTCACCGATTAACCGATTTTAATCTTTTCTTCCTTAATCTCGAAAATCTAAAATTGTGAATCGAGAA
The nucleotide sequence above comes from Phormidium ambiguum IAM M-71. Encoded proteins:
- a CDS encoding DUF561 domain-containing protein, with amino-acid sequence MTISAELQRAFDQGCALKVISGLNNFDRQKVAAIVKAADMGGATFVDIAADAELVRHCRELTSLPICVSAVEPELFVAAVAAGADLIEIGNFDSFYAQGRRFEAPEVLDITYKTRSLLPNITLSVTVPHILSLSEQVQLAEALVKAGADIIQTEGGTSAAPTHPGTLGMIEKAAPTLAAAYEISRAVSVPVLCASGISSVTAPLAIAAGAAGVGVGSAINQLNSEVAMVAAVRSIVEALAKEGRRQKAEGRR
- a CDS encoding DegT/DnrJ/EryC1/StrS family aminotransferase, whose translation is MNNIPPIDLAQQYKTIEEEINTAVLSVLASGRYIGGNTVESFEREFAAYIGVSEAVSCNSGSDALYLALRALEIGAGDEVITTPFTFIATAEAISTVGATPVFVDIDAQTFNLDINQVSSAITDRTKAILPVHLFGQPVDMTRLMAIAQKHNLVVIEDCAQATGAAWGEKSEQKVGSITQIGCFSFFPTKNLGAFGDGGAITTNDRQIAATVRMLKEHGSRSRYHHEEIGVNSRLDALQAAILQVKLRQLETWNSQRAQVAARYQNLLAPLPGIVLPQSLPGGKSVWNQYTIRILASENQGNKSERRDRVRTKMQEQGITSMVYYPIPLHLQPVYQNLGYQPGSLPVAEQICHEVLSLPMFPELTQEQQEQIVYALKDALA